Within Aspergillus oryzae RIB40 DNA, chromosome 2, the genomic segment TACAAGGGAACACTAACCCCCTTGATTGGAATTGGTGCCTGTGTAAGTGCTCCAATAACCATTATCTCTATCGGAGATCCGTTATTCTCAGTCCGAGTTCGAGAGGCTAGGGACTGACTCTAACCAGGTTAGCGTGCAATTCGGTGCTTTCCATGAAGCCCGGAGGCGTCTGGAGGAATtaaacaagaagaaatatGCCGATAGTAGCCTTTCCTACGGGCAATATTACATGGCTGGCGGTTTCGCGGGTATCGCCAATTCCGTTCTGTCTGGGCCTATTGAACATATCCGTATTCGTATGCAGACCCAGCCGCACGGCGCAGACCGGTTATACAATGGCCCTATCGACTGCATCCGTAAGCTCTCTGCTCAGGGAGGCGTCCTGCGGGGCCTCTACCGTGGTCAGAACGTCACCTATCTCCGTGAAATACAGGCTTATGGCATGTGGTTCTTGACCTTTGAATACTTGATGAACCAAGATGCCAAGCGCAACAATGTCAAGCGCGAGGATATCTCCAGTCTCAAGGTCGCCACCTACGGTGGGTTGGCAGGTGAGGCGCTTTGGTTGAGCAGCTACCCATTCGACGTTGTGAAGAGTAAGATGCAGTGCGATGGCTTCGGGGCTCAGCAACAGTTCAAGAGCATGACAGACTGCTTCAAGAAGACCTATGCAGTCGAGGGTCTTGCTGGCTTCTGGAAGGGCATTGGCCCCACTCTGCTGAGAGCTATGCCTGTGTCGGCTGGAACATTCGTCGTGTATGTTCATATGTTTTCCTTAATTGGAAGCCTCCCGTGTGGAAGTTGCTAACAATTGGACTTTAGTGTCGAGCTTGCCATGAAGGCAATGGGTTAAATCAACTGCCCCGAAATTGACCCCATTGTTCGTTCACgttatctttttatttactacCACGAATTATTGATATCCAATTTTCGTTCGAATTCAACAATAAGGGAAAAGCTATTAgacttcctttctctttaaCACGCACAGTTTGGAGTGGCTTGTTTTGGTCATTCGGTCTTAGCATTCAGGTGATAGATGGCTCAATTTATGGATATGATGTCCTCATGCGTTCAATTCTTCCTCTCACCTCTGGTCCGTGATAGCACTGGCCCTTGAGTTATACGAAAATGTTGTTTCAATAAAAACGTGAGAACCTGCTCCGAATGGGAGGTTTTCTGGGGGTTTTGACTCAACAGCTACTCTGTAAACTCGATCGAAACCTCGTGAGAATGCACAaactgtactccgtattgcCAGTTGGTTGAATGTAGCGCGAACAAAACGTACGAGTTTCTATTCGATGATCAATGTTAGAAACAGGATACCTTGCCTATGTGTATCCCATCTTAAACCTCGAGCCGACAATAATAATATGGGGTACTCCGGAGATTGAAGTATGAATATCAAAACGGGTATAGCGCTGTTCCTggatgcctcaggcagaagGCTCGCCAAGCCCGACATCAAAAGTTCGAGCGGAAAGATAACCCAGGAAGTTATTGCTGGTGGTAATCGGCTTCACAACCTAACACAGCACAATATGATTGCCCGGCAACTGTGTATGCGGCAGAGTAAGCTTGACTACGAATTGCGATCACATCAATGgtctttgaagaaggaagtccGCTAATTGTTCTCCGACTCAGGCCGCCAGCTTCATGCCTTCAACCGCCAGGCTCGGACTCTGAACTCGCTGAACCGATTCTACTCAACCGAACCACCAGTCGACACCACACTCCAGACCCGTATCAAGGAGCGTTCTGCTGAGATCGAGTCCCGCTATCAAAATGATGCTGTTCCCGAGAGAATCTCAAGGAGGCGCGCTGAGCAGTTGGCCTGGAAGGCACGAGGCGAGCGAAGTAAGCCTTCGCAATTTTACATTTCACAAGGGTAGTCATCCTTGGAGCATGTCGACTGACTGtgtgtttcttttcataGAATTCAAATTCCAAGACCTTGGCAGCA encodes:
- a CDS encoding putative mitochondrial carrier protein (Ymc1) (mitochondrial carnitine-acylcarnitine carrier protein), whose protein sequence is MEERALEDFEKSDGALRTIKDLGAGAAGGIAQVLLDIVKVRLQTTTQYANALDCASKILKNEGPAAFYKGTLTPLIGIGACVSVQFGAFHEARRRLEELNKKKYADSSLSYGQYYMAGGFAGIANSVLSGPIEHIRIRMQTQPHGADRLYNGPIDCIRKLSAQGGVLRGLYRGQNVTYLREIQAYGMWFLTFEYLMNQDAKRNNVKREDISSLKVATYGGLAGEALWLSSYPFDVVKSKMQCDGFGAQQQFKSMTDCFKKTYAVEGLAGFWKGIGPTLLRAMPVSAGTFVVVELAMKAMG